In a single window of the Carassius gibelio isolate Cgi1373 ecotype wild population from Czech Republic chromosome A12, carGib1.2-hapl.c, whole genome shotgun sequence genome:
- the LOC128025169 gene encoding tumor necrosis factor receptor superfamily member 17 encodes MLLLILLLYIIIYAEGKCAKNYYYDGLLEECQPCSIRCNSPPNICKRFCTSIPENEVEKNQNIRVILIVFFVFLGAFTALTIILRVIRRKTCKPIMKKVIGQDQKTSDSERGSNVTEQSEDMDEATTYLPDGLNRHHYNSNLPLPSTEEGTTILVTTKTVQAYHCTPVT; translated from the exons ATGCTTCTCTTAATATTGCtgctttacattattatttatgctGAGGGAAAATGTGCAAAGAATTATTATTACGATGGACTTCTTGAAGAGTGTCAACCTTGCTCCATTAGATGCAACTCCCCACCAAATATTTGTAAAAGATTTTGCACCTCAA TCCCAGAAAACGAAGTTGAAAAGAATCAAAATATTCGTGTAATTTTGATCGTGTTTTTTGTGTTCCTGGGAGCTTTCACAGCACTGACCATTATTCTGCGAGTTATACGCAGAAAAACCTGTAAGCCCATCATGAAAAAAG TGATAGGTCAAGATCAAAAGACATCTGACAGTGAGAGAGGCTCGAATGTAACAGAGCAATCTGAAGATATGGATGAAGCTACAACTTATTTGCCAGATGGATTGAACCGACATCACTACAACTCCAACCTGCCTCTTCCCTCCACTGAGGAAGGCACTACAATCCTGGTTACCACGAAGACAGTGCAAGCTTACCACTGTACACCTGTCACATAG